GGAACTCAGTTTCAGACTTGATTGAGAAGCTTGAAACTGCATTTCTGCAGTCAACTGCACTAGGGAAGACCACACCTTCATCAATACATGGATTTTCCCTGTCATACATCTTTACAGGTTTGTCCTCTTCTGCATCTTCAAAAACTCCCATCTCAACATCCTCTTGCTTCTCATCATCATCTGCATCTGAAAATTCTGCAGGAATGTACTCTTTATCTGTTGCGTCTCCATCATTATTGTGCTGGACATATCCAGGATATAGAACCTCATCCTCCACACCAGGTGCATCAGCCAATGCCTCCTCCACAACAGGATCAAGTGCCTTCTTTTGGTGTTCTTGGCTTTCattgacacttgcagttgcataaGCACTTGGTGTTCTAGGAGCACTTGGTGTTCTACTACTAGCCCTAGTTCTGGATGCAGATGGCCTGGAACTAGATGTGTTCACACATCTCTGACCTCTAGTTCTTTGTATAACTGTGATTTCCAAATTGCATGACATAGTTGCTGCATTACTTGCAAACATTAGACCTAACTCTGCATCAGACTACACAGGGACCCAACAAAGTTTGGAACTATCCCAATATCTGATCTCCACAGAATCAAACAAGCCCCATGGATACTTGGCACAAATTGCAGCCCTAAAATTAGTATATGAACTAGTGATGTCCACAACTAAAGGAAATGTGAATCCACAATCTTTTCCTTTTGTACCAGCAGAAACTAGAACAGTGGTCTCCATTCTAACTGAAAGAAAGAACGTTGTAGCTGGATCCATCCTATCATATAACACACAATATCCAGTGAGAAAACGCACAAACTCTAGCCTAAACCCTAAATCCAAGCAAATGTCCTATGAAAAAACTGAGCAAATCAGGTCCGATACTAACCCTGGGGGAATTTGCCGTGCAGATCCGCCCCCGCTTGTCGCCGTTGGTGCAGATCCGCCACCGCTTCTGGCCGTTGGTGCAGATCCACCACAGGAGCTTCCCTCGTCGCCGTTGGTGCCGCCGCAGCCGCCACCGCCGACGCTTTCTCCACTCTCCCCCATCACCTTGCAATGGATCTGGCCGCCGGTCGGCGCCACAATTTAGGGATCGTGAGAGGGAAAGAAAGAGAGAGCAAGAGTGGGGAATGAGAGAGTGTAAGTGAGCACGGGGGCAAGCAGTTCTCCCCCATCACCTTGCAATGGATCTGGCCGCCGGTCGGCGCCACAATTTAGGGATCGTGAGAGGGAAAGAAAGAGAGAGCAAGAGTGGGGAATGAGAGAGTGTAAGTGAGCACGGGGGCAAGCAGTGTCCAAAGTAACACGTCTTTTGCGGTCAAACAGTGCTGACTGGACGAAGACGTGCCGAAAGGGCAAAAGCGCAAGCAAAGTGACTTGACCTGGGCAAGACCGCATGTTTTGATAAATTAGGGGCAAATCAGTTGAGGGTGACCCAACTAAGGGCACAGAAACAATTATCCCTATAAATTTCATTGTCAGATTATGTCTTATACGATTGCGTGATTTTATAAAATAAACAGTGCAGCCTATGGTTTAGCACGCATGAGAAGCTCTTGTGCGTGACCTTCAAGCATATAATAGTGAGCAGTGTGGTGCATAAAGAATTTGGTAACACAAAACATGCGAGAAGCTTGAGAAAGTTTATGATCATTTCCAAGGGATGCTGAACAAGTATAACAAACACAACATTCACATTTGCACGAGTAACTTAAGTGGTCACAGAGCAGATACCAAAGACAGTTAACACCATAGAAAACATTTTGTCGAATTCTACAGAGCGTGCAAGAGATTCTCTTGCACGGTTGCATCTAAGTTACAGCATTCAGCAAATGGTAAGCAACCAGAGTTCAGTGCTCCATTCAGCAAAAGCATGAAGAAATTATCCGCGCTTGTTGATGCTTAGTATTTCAGTAAAGCACTCGATGTGCAATCCAGATGATTCCATATGCTGGTCAAATCCCGAGAAATCAGCACATACAGCTTTTTTTGGGGGTTCTTCGGCTTTGCACAGATTGTCTCATCTCAAATGACTTCTGTGAGTCTTTCCCGAACTGACTTCTGATCTGGTATTTGCTTAATGCTGACATGGGTAAAAAACGGTGTCAATACTTAATgccttcaataaaatatttataacTACAGAACACATAAAATTATGCTAACAAACAAAACATCAGATGGGGCTTGCCTGTAAAGAATTTCTCCACCACGTAGCTCCTTTGATATCCAATCAGGAGAGAGATCTTCTAAGATATGCAACTGTTCTTCAATCTCTCCTGTTAAGTGACAGGCCAGATATGGGAAAGAGAAAGGACAATGAGTACAGCTTTGAGAAAGATTGAGTACAGAAAGGTTGGAGCAGCTAGATCAGCTATGTACCTGTCTCTTCTATCTCCAAGTTATTAGCAAGAATATTGTGAAAGAGTTCCTGTTTAGTGATTAGTGAATTCTTGGTAGATCCAGAGATGCCACAGACTATGTCGAATGTGACACGTAAAGAATCTAGCTTTTCCTGGGAATTCATTGAGGATACTTGATTGGTTTTGTTATCATTTTCCTGCAAGTAAGGTGCTAGGTAAGTACATGAAATATGGAAAATGAAGACAATAACCAACGATGACTAGGTAAGTACTCCCTCCgtgaactaatataagagcgtttagataactattttagtgatctaaacactcttatattagtttacagagggagtacattcttTCTTATACAGTGCATTTTCACCCTGCAGTGTGCCTCAGCTCAAGTTATGATATCACAAGATAATTGGCATTTTACTGCTAGTTACCAGTACTCTAATATGCTGACTAATTTCGAAGCATAAATTTTTAAATCAAATGAATATACCTTTCGGCATTActtcaacaacaacaaaattacTGCAGAATTGTTTAGTACACTGCCAGCCTTCTTACTCGCTAAGAGGTTTATTCGATACAATTTATGAGAACAAAATGACATATATGATGCATTGCACAGTCAAAAATTTAAATGAATGAGATTGCAGCAAACATATCTGTTATGTAGTTATGCAATTCCTGATGGCATTTAAGAAATTCATCTTCCAGTATGCATTAACCCATATGCGAAAACACATATATCCAGGCATAAGAATAAAGTCACATACCACGGTAAAAGTAAATGCTTCTTCTGGGAAAAGGCATTTTCCAGTTGTGACCTCAGGTTCTGTGATAGAAGTCACCCCATCCTTGTCAAGTTTTGAAGTGTCAGGATCATGATCAGAAGGGCTTTCAACAAACTTTGATGGTGAGAACATTATTAGTGATCTGCGGGCTGAATTGGTAGATCGTGGTTCAGAGCCAGGTCTAGTTGAGGTTTCATGTTTCGCAACTGGAGTGGGCAATGGCCTTTTTGGTGTCTGCATTGCCGTTGTTTCAGCCATCGATGGTGAATTTGAGATGCCTTGCTTTGGTGTACTGTTTTCACAGAAAGAGATCGAACGGCGGCTTGGAGTATCAGAAATATTGGTACTGACTGGAACCGAGACATGCTTGTTAGAGCTTCTATCTGGACCTCCGGTATCATCAGCACCCAGGGAGGCCACTTCTACTGGATCAGAAAGTAGTCGAGTCTTTTCAGTAACTTTAGTAATACTCTTCTGGGACAtaagtttttgaaaagattgtGGGAAGTGAGAAGCATTTGAAAATCCATTTTCCGAGGAAAATTCAAGAACTCCTTCAGCAGAATGGCCATTATGCAGTGCATCAAGATATAGCTCCTCCCTTAAATTAAAGGGTTCTGGTAGTGTGGCCTCAGGAATATCGATATCCTGCATACATAAAAATTCCAACAAGAATGCTAAGAAAATTATCATGACCATAAAAAGGGTTATTAGAGAAGAAAAATAAGGAACTAGAGTTGAGAGGCTTGGGGGTGCTCCAAGCATGTTACAGGACATGTCATACAGCGAAAACTATTAAAGATGAAAAATAAGGAACTGCGGTTCAGAGGTCTTGAGGTGCTCCAAGCAAGTTACAGGACATGTCATACAGCGAAAACTATTAGAGATAAAAATAAGGAACCAAGTAAGTTTGAGGATGAAACAGACGATGAAGCTGTTGGGAACTGCGATTGAGAGGTCTTGAGGTGCTCCAAGCAAGTTACAGAGTGTGTCATacaaaaacaaaggaaaactagCAGTTGAACTAAGTTTAGTACCTTATGATGAGATCCCAAGAAGCATAAAAGCTTTGAGCGAAAAGCCTCACAAATTGCAATGGCTGGAGACTCTTGAGGATTACTACATTCCACAGCGTCCTTCAGAAGTGTAATTTCCATGTCAGCATACATGCATAGGCTTTTCAGATCATGCAAGAGTATCCTATTTATCTGGATTGCTTCTGGGAATAAATGCTTCATCTGGGCCAAATGAGAGTACAAGAACTTTCTGCAATGAAGAACAAACGTATCAGACTCCAATATATGGATAATGATTTACAGACAGACATTTCTCGTTGTCATTAATACCTCTTAGTGAGTACTTCCACCTGGGTTGCAATGTTGGTAAATGTAGTCATCTTCTTCCTCAGGCGCAGCAACCTCATAGAACTCTCCATCCGGTTGAAAAGAGTAAGCAAATTCTTGTGTCTGACATTGTTAGAAAAAGAACGATGGACAATCAAGGCTAGGCAGCAAAAGGATGCATCATATATGAGATGAAAATAGAAAAATGTCTCACTTCTCAAGAAGTTCATTTGAAACTGGTGATTGGCTGCCATCAGGCAAAGCAAATTCATTATCATCTTCATCGTCTGTTTCATCCTCATTTCCCAACAGCTTCTCAGCTAATCTGTCCTTGTACCTCTCTGAAAGTAAATTAGTTTCCAATGAGCTGACAACAATCTCCTCCCTTCCAGACTCAGGCTTCTCTGGAGTTGGTGATTCAGTTCTTCTCCCAGAATCATCCATATCAGGTTTCATCTTCTGCATAGTTGCAGGGCTAGTTGAATTGCTATCATTATGCATTTGATTAAGTCCTTTTTCGAGGTCAACTTGAACACTTTTCCCCTCGACCATTCTCAGCTCCAAGCACTACAATAATCGACTAATGATGTATTAGACATCTTTCTTACAGTAATGTGTTCTAAAATCAAACAGAGCACAAATGGGGCTTGCATACAAGTACATCGGTAAGTTGCAATAAAAGGTAGAGTATAGCACTATGAGAACATAGAAAAATAGCCATATCAACCTCTTTAGTCATAGTATCTGCCAGGTTTACTAAATTACTGGTGACACACCGATAAGAACTAGTCCTCATGTCTCCAACACAAACCATCTTTACAAACAAAAATGCAGAATTTCAGATGCAAAGTCTCTACTTGTGTAAATATATCTGAAATGTAAACTAGCACCAAATTATGCTAGCCCCAACTGCAGCAAGGATGGGAGAGAGGAACTTGGGGTTTGGTATAAGTTCTACAAAAACTAGGGGTTTGGTTTTGCTGTGCGCTTAACAGGGAACTCTGAAGCAGAGAGGAGAGGATAGAAGAGGGCTGTGACTATGGAGTGACAGAGAACAGAGGTGGCGGCTGTGCAAAGAAATAAAAGGAGGGGAACCCTAAACTTCCCCTTCTGTGGTCTGTGGGGTGAGCCAAACCTTGCACGCATTCTGGCAAGTAGTTCTAGCCTAGGAGGTTCCAAACTCCTGGTTAACACCCAACAAATATGATAATTGCAAGTAGTGCCCAAGTTCTATTGGTACCAAATTTTGCGATGGCTTGCGAGGTTAGCCACAGGATAGAAAAATATGTGCATATCTGCTAcgaactacttcctccgttcctaaatgtaagtctttggagagatttcactatgaaccatatacggagcaaaatgaatgaatctacactctaaaatgcatctatatacatccgtatgtggtccatagtgaaatctctacaaagacctatatttaggaacggagggagtactactttatCAGACAAAAACATCACTAGACGAACAACCAGAGCTGAACAATAGAGAGAGAAAATATCAACAACTACCTGTTGCTCCCCCAGAGTAAGATTCAAAAGTTAGACAGGGAAATTTTGCGCAGCACTCCAATTTTAAACAGAATCTGACAAATACCACAAACCCTAGGCGTTTCTCCACGGCTCGTGACAGCATAGCCTGAGCAATGGCCGGACGAATCACCGCGCGACTCCGGCCACCACAAGGCATGGGCGCTCGGATGCAAAACATACCACCCCGCAGAACGCACGAAACAGAAACGACGGGATACACCGAATCGACGAGACGAAGCACACATCGACAGTGGCGGCACCAAATCGGGATGTGCGAAACCAAGGAGAGGGGTAGATCTAGAGAAACGTACCGGCGAACCGAGATCCGGAAGCCCGTGCGGTCTCGGATCTAGCGAGGTACGGCGCTTCGGGCGGGCTAGCTCGCCGTGggagcggccggcggcggcgggagttcGTCGTTTGGGGGGTGGGAATTGGAGAAGAGGGGAGGCGGCCGAAAGAGACCAAATGCCACGGCACGGTTCAAAATGACCCCAGCCCAACGGTTACATTTCTGGCCTTCTTATACGTCAAACCGGACGACTCTTTTGGGCCAGTCGGCAACTAGGTCCAAGGCCTCCTCCGCAACTGGGCCGGCCCGCCTCGACCCACGCCAGGTTCTTCCCCAACTCGACGCGAATCCGGCCGGCTCCTGGTTCCTGGAGCAGAGGAGCGGCGCAGCGAAAATGGCCgagcctcccgccgccgcctgccccaCCGAGCTGGAGCTCGCGCGGGCGCAGTGCCGCTCTCTGCACGATCGCCTCGCCGCGTCGCCGTCCCTGCCGCGCAACCCCGCTCTGCGctccctcctccgcctcgtcgccgcCGAGCTGCGCTTCCTTGCCTCGAGTAGCCACCCCGACCCCGCCAGGCCGCTCTCCTCCAACCTGCCCCACCTCGGggcgctccacctcctcctcaccCACCCCGCCGTGCGCTCGCCCTCCCGCCTCTCGCCCCTCCCGGGCGTGGACTTCGCCTGCGCCTTCCGCTCCCGCCCCGCGTGGGTGCTCCTCTCCGCGCGCAACCCTTCAGGCTTCCAGTGGGTACCGCGCAAGGGCATCAGCTCCCGCGTCGCCGCCGTGCTGGATGCCGCGCGCTCCGCTCCGCCGGCAACCCACCCCGAGAAGCTGCTACTCGCCTTCGCCCGTGGCGTCAGCGCGGACATCGTGTTGGGGCTCGCCGATGAGTTCGGGGCCGTGGAGGTCGACTTGCTAGCGGAATTCGTTGGCGAGTCCGAGGACGTCGAGGAGGAGGATGGCTGGGTTAGCGTCAGCTTCCACCCCAATGAGGAGATGAGGAGCTTCAGGGCGTTCGAGATTGAAGTGCTGGATGGCGGTGGTGAAGTGTTGTTACCGCCACCGTGCCGCGgcgtggaggaggtggaggaggggaGCGGTGACCAATTGGGGGGTTGGTTTGCTGACTTCATGGGGAAGATGAGGATGAACTCCATGGAGATGGTGAATCTAGACACAACTGCTCTTATTGCGATAGTATCAGGTATCAGCAATGGAGGGGTGGGGAAGCTGATGGGTGCACCAGAGGCGGAGAGCAGGGCCAGGTTCAAGTGCAACTACAAGTTCGTCATGGATCAGGTGCTTTGGGAATATTTGATTTTCAACCTAGAAGAGTGTGTTCATAAATAATCTAGTTCATCTAGTTAATTGACTTCGAGTTTCTAATGCTGTTTGATAAATCTTGAATGTATATATCGACAATATTAAAGTTCAAACTATTACATATTTACaaatttctacaaaatatgttTATATAGTCCAAGAAACATGATAAATCAGAATTCAGAAGAACATATTATCCATTGCCATCAGTGAAACCTGTTTTCTCAAAACACAAGTAGAGGACTATGTTGCCAACAAGAGCTGTAAATCTTGTGTCAAACTTATAGGATGTATTGTATTCATACTTTCTTGCAGGCGCAATCCGAGCTCCAGTCTCCAATATTTGTTGAACTGGGGAAAGCGGTGGACGGAAAGAAGTGTATCATATGTGAAGCGGTTAACTCAGAGTTCAACGAAATTGTTTCAATGTGTGGCGGGCCAGAGGAGAAAACCAGAGCAAGTCAATTACTGAAACAACTTACGTGAGCATAAAACCTTTATATTTCATAATTCTAATGGGCCTTTATTCTCCAGTATTAACTCTAGTTTTCAATGTTTATACATGACTTACCTTTATCTGGTCAAGTTAATGTAACGACCTACATTTGCAATCAGAGGGAGTATAACACTAATGGCCCTAGTATAAACTCTAGTTTTCAGTTTTGGTTCCATAGCCTGCCTTTGTTTCTACAGCAGATTTACTTGGTAGTTTCTTTATGTTTCTAATTTTGTAGTTATTTTTCTTTCTTATCTTTAAGGGAAAAACTGTAGTGCGGAATTGATCCAGACACTTTGCAAGTGTGACAGAACTAGGAGAAAAAATGTGTGGGAGAGATATTTGCTGAACATAAAGGGTGTTCCATGTATACAGAAAGTTTAATCTGAACTCTAATTCACTAATTCATTATCAACTTCCAGTTTCATGACCAATTCATTTTTAGTCTTTAGTCTGTTACACTTGCTTAGAGATGCTGAAGAAAAGTGTTAACTTCATTACTTCACTTCACGTAAAGGGGACCTATTCCGATCTATTTGTATCAAATGTTTTGGTGTCGACAAACTCGCTTCTTACACTGTTTTCTTGGTTGATGACTAGGCCCTTTCTTTTCCTACCTTTACTTTTATTTCTGTGTCACTATATGTAAGCTAGAGGGCAATGTATAAATAGCATTGTGAAACCCTACATTATCAGATGGGTATTTCCATTCTCCATTTCAATCCCGTCATTGTGCTGTGATACTTGAAGAAGGATATGTTCAGTGTGTTCACCCTTTTATCTCACTGTTGGTCATTTCACTCTGCTTACTGTTAGTATTCATGTAGCCTTGGTTGGTATTCTAGTCTCATTGTTGGCTTGTTGATTAACTAAGCTTTCTCTTTGGTGGTCAACAAATATGCAGCATATAGCATTATCTTGCTCAACTAAGAAATTGTATGTCTCTGTTTACTGTTTATTGTCACTTACAGTAATTTTATGCATGTGAATGGTCTTGAATTCTGTTTGCCCCGGTCAGTCATCTACCGCATACTTAGCCAGTGCTTTTGGACCTGCAGAATTGTCCCAGACAGTCCTTCAGCACGTATGATGGATCTTCCAACAACAAGGAAACTTGCCATGAAAAACAAAGTTGTTTTTGGTACAGGTGACCACTGGCGTGCTCCCACTTTGACTGCTAACATGGGGTTCGTAAGAGCTGTTTCACAGTCTGGTATGCCCTTGATGACCATCGAGCACAGACCTCGTGCCCTGATCGGCTTGTGAAGGCAGATAACCCCATAGTCTAAGTATTCCAAACTGAATGTAAGAGTCCTGAAGTTGTAACCAGCAAGTGTGTTGTAGTCTTAGTTCAGTCGATCCCATATTTTTGAAACGGCAGATAATAAGACATAATGGATATCTCATCTCTGTACATAAGATtgtactactagtagtacgtaAAATCGATAGGCTCAAACAGTGATGTGTGTATATTACTTTAGTTTGCTGGTTCGTCAAAATAAACAATCTTGACGCTAGCTTCCACGTGGATGCTGGATCCACGATACTCTTAAAGGGCGTTCGCTGCGGGCTCGAACTTCTATGTGGAACATGCTATGGATGCCCCGGCCATGGAGGCATTTGCCTATTGAAGGGGGGCTCCAGCTTGCGAATGATCTGAAAATTTTCTCCTTGTGATCGAATGTGATTCAACAGAAATCGTGCAAGCAATCTTGAACCCCTCAGATTACTGTGCGACAGGAGGAGCTGTGGTTACCAACGATCAAAGCATTGTGTCCCGGAAGTAAATGGAGTCACACATGAGCCTGATCCCATCCTGATTTCCTTTTTCCCctgtcttgtactccctccgttccaaattactcgtcattgttttagttcaaattttgaactaaaacaatgacgagtaatttggaacggagggagtatagcaGACAATTTGTTTAATTATATAAGTAAACGCCAAAGTTCAAAAGAAGAACCAGGCCTCTAGAACAAGGCGCGCGGCTAAGGATGAGTGAAATTTCACGTTCTGTAAAAACGCTATCTAGAGCCAGGCAGGCGCTGAAGGCTGAACAAAGAACTTGCACATTCAACTGGTCTCTTTCCAAAACTGTTGTCTggatttagtactccctccatataCATGTTTTAGTGTTTTTTGGcatgtatgtagtccatattgaaatatccagaaTATCTTAGGAGTATTTGTAAACAGAGGAGTAGCTGATATACACAACATCAACAAAACGCCAGCTGCCCCTCACCCGGTTCAATGTCAGGAGAAAATCTTTTATCAAGAACGACAAAGTGACTTTAATACAACAATACGTTTTTTTCTCATGAATCCTGCTTTCACCACTTAATTCTCATACAGATGATGAAAGATTTTATTTCCACATCAACAGTAGGGCAAACATATCAAAAACCAGGACCGAGTAAATAGTAGCAGAACTCCACTGTTCCTTCAAGACCAAACAAATGTTTTACCTAAGATAAGACAATCCTTTAAAACCTAGTAAAACCAGAGGTAACTTGACGAGAACTAGTAATTTTTCCCGCAGTGTATCAAACTCCCAGCTCCCAAGAAAAGCCCGAATACCGCAGCGCTGCCAACGGTGGCTTGTCCGATGTGTCTGATCTTCAGCAGCCCAGGGACCTGAAACGAAATCAGATCACACCGGTGAGCACTCACAAATTCAATGACACATTTGCTTGTAGATCAAATTAAATCAGCTAAAACAATGCAGGTGAATTGATGTGTTTCATACAGCAAATTATAACCTGGTAAATTTAATGCTTACTTTGCCTTTTTTTTCAGGATTATGATGTAAGTTTTGCTTTCAGTGTGTTATGCGTTGAATAGTAGCATGTTTAATTAAAGAAAGCTTTGAAGATTCAAATACTAACTGTTGACTTGCGCAGGCAGTTTGAAGTTAATCATTTAAAAAAGATATGGAGTGGCTGAGGTGGAGAGATAAGAGTTATGATTATAAAAGATAAAGAGCAGAACAGTCGCTAAACTACTAATTTAGTGATTTTGAGCACCATATAAACTAGTAGTTTCTGAATTAACACATCAAGTATGGCATGCTACCACAAAGTAGCTCAGGTATTAAAAAGCAAAAAAAGATTACCCTCAATCTGATAGCGGCATAAGTCCCATACACAGCACCTGCACAAAAAGGGGGGAAACATGCCCATTAATTCCATGACATTAATTTCATATCCTACGCCAGCACTTGAAGTTCCGAAAACTAAGAAGAAAACACAAACCAAAAAACAACAATAAGCAGCTCCCTCATAATTGCATTAAGAGATTGCTAGTAGGCGAGTAGCTCTAGAATTGTTAAGCTGAAGGAGCAAACTAAGAAAAATGAGAGCATCCATAAGAGTGCTAATTGTTCAGCAGAAACAGCCAGTTATGCCTCCAATGTCCAAAAGCATGACTAAGCAGCATATCTAACCTGTTGTGTTTCCACGAGCATTGTTAAACAGCAGGAGTGGAGCTATTACTACTTGTCAACGTCAGTTGCCAAGATACACCATCCAAACAACATCAAAAGTCTTTAACTTGTTGTTATCACTTATCAAGCCCAGAACTGTAACTAAGGCCAGAAACTGAATATTATAATCTGTCACGCATTTCACCTTAGCATTACTCGTCAAAAAGTAACCAAGAAGATCTAGTCATCTTCTCTCACCACACTGGCCCGAATTCCtaaccaccaccaccagtcgaacACCTATGACAGGGGTCGACAATAAAAGCCCAGCACTTGAGCGAGCAGCCTTCAGATGTTCAGCATCAAGTCGTCACAGACGTCTGCTTCCACCGCGAGGAAATCTCCCACCGTGGCATACAACAAGATTTCCTACCAAACGCAACCGAATAATGAGCACAGCTCATGCGCCCACATCACAGCCCGAACCTACTAGGCGGAAGTCACAGATCAGCAACTGACCCCCCGAATCAATCGTGGTGCTGAACGAAATTTGACCAAACTCTTGAAGCGAAATCGGACCGGCGCCGGGCGGATTGGCACAGGGCcagctagggtttagggttttagtGAGGGAGGAGCTTACCGACGGCTCCGCCGACCGCGCCGCCGATGGCGACTCCGGCGCCGATGCGCGCCAAGCAGCTATCTCTCCTCGCCATCGCTTCTcctcccttgccgccgccgccgctctcctccgtTCCCCACGGCCCCTTCTGTTTCTAGCTTGGTTAATCTGACTCGACGCAGCGTCTGCTTATGGGCTGCTTGCCTTGCGCGTCGTCCTCGCTGTTCGGGCTACCTCTGGCCTTGGTTTTATTTCAGTAGGATTGGGCCCGTGTTTGAGATACGGACCGTCCGTGAAGCTGAGTTTTCTTGGAGCG
This DNA window, taken from Triticum aestivum cultivar Chinese Spring chromosome 1D, IWGSC CS RefSeq v2.1, whole genome shotgun sequence, encodes the following:
- the LOC123181267 gene encoding reactive oxygen species modulator 1; this translates as MARRDSCLARIGAGVAIGGAVGGAVGAVYGTYAAIRLRVPGLLKIRHIGQATVGSAAVFGLFLGAGSLIHCGKNY
- the LOC123181266 gene encoding UPF0415 protein C7orf25 homolog; translation: MAEPPAAACPTELELARAQCRSLHDRLAASPSLPRNPALRSLLRLVAAELRFLASSSHPDPARPLSSNLPHLGALHLLLTHPAVRSPSRLSPLPGVDFACAFRSRPAWVLLSARNPSGFQWVPRKGISSRVAAVLDAARSAPPATHPEKLLLAFARGVSADIVLGLADEFGAVEVDLLAEFVGESEDVEEEDGWVSVSFHPNEEMRSFRAFEIEVLDGGGEVLLPPPCRGVEEVEEGSGDQLGGWFADFMGKMRMNSMEMVNLDTTALIAIVSGISNGGVGKLMGAPEAESRARFKCNYKFVMDQAQSELQSPIFVELGKAVDGKKCIICEAVNSEFNEIVSMCGGPEEKTRASQLLKQLTIVPDSPSARMMDLPTTRKLAMKNKVVFGTGDHWRAPTLTANMGFVRAVSQSGMPLMTIEHRPRALIGL
- the LOC123181265 gene encoding CDT1-like protein a, chloroplastic, with amino-acid sequence MVEGKSVQVDLEKGLNQMHNDSNSTSPATMQKMKPDMDDSGRRTESPTPEKPESGREEIVVSSLETNLLSERYKDRLAEKLLGNEDETDDEDDNEFALPDGSQSPVSNELLEKHKNLLTLFNRMESSMRLLRLRKKMTTFTNIATQVEVLTKRKFLYSHLAQMKHLFPEAIQINRILLHDLKSLCMYADMEITLLKDAVECSNPQESPAIAICEAFRSKLLCFLGSHHKDIDIPEATLPEPFNLREELYLDALHNGHSAEGVLEFSSENGFSNASHFPQSFQKLMSQKSITKVTEKTRLLSDPVEVASLGADDTGGPDRSSNKHVSVPVSTNISDTPSRRSISFCENSTPKQGISNSPSMAETTAMQTPKRPLPTPVAKHETSTRPGSEPRSTNSARRSLIMFSPSKFVESPSDHDPDTSKLDKDGVTSITEPEVTTGKCLFPEEAFTFTVENDNKTNQVSSMNSQEKLDSLRVTFDIVCGISGSTKNSLITKQELFHNILANNLEIEETGEIEEQLHILEDLSPDWISKELRGGEILYSIKQIPDQKSVRERLTEVI